In Miscanthus floridulus cultivar M001 chromosome 8, ASM1932011v1, whole genome shotgun sequence, the sequence GACCCCTGAAGAGGTTGGACTGTGCAGAGAAGAACTCCAACTTGCGGAGGCTACCAAAAACATTTGGAAGGTGCCCAGAGAATGAATTGAAAGATATGTCCAGCCTATCAAGGCTGGACAGGTTACCGAACCTTGGGCTCATCCCCCCAGAGAGTTGATTCTCTTGCAGAGACAGGATCTTCAGAGATGGCAGCCTGAATAGGTCATCTGGCAATCTCCCGGAGATGATGTTGAGTTCGACATGCAGCTCCTCGAGCTTTGTGCAGTTCCCGAAGCCTGCTGGGAAGTCCCCAGTAAAGAGATTGGATGTGAATCGCAGCACACTGATTTCACCAGACGACTCACAGATGCTTGTATCAATCTGCCCGGCAAAGGAGTTGTACCCTGCATCGAACACGGTGAGACGCTCTGAACCACGGAGCGTGGGGTGGGAACCATTGAAGTTGTTGTAGGATATGTTGAAGAGCTCGATCAGTGGGAGAGAAATGTTGTCTGGCAGTGTGCCCGTGAGCTCGTTGTAGCTGAGGTTGAGCTGCTGCAGCCTCTGGAGCTGGAACACAGGCGCGGGGACGGCACCATGGAAGTAGTTGTCGGAGAGGTTGAGCCACTGGAGCTGGTCCAGCTGCGCGAGCGAGAGCGGCAGCTCGCCCCTCAGCTTCCGGCCATGGAGGTCCAACCCGATGACCCTCCCGCTGCCATCGCACATGACACCGGTCCATGCACAGCAGCTGGCCGCGCCGGTGGTTGCGTTTGGGAACGTCCAGCCAGCGACGCCACCCCCTTCAAGACCTTTGGAGAAGTCCTCCAGGGCTTTAAGATCACCCGGGTCGCAGGAGCTGGAGCTCTGGTTCAGGGAGTCGACTGGAGACAGGAAGAGCAGCAGTAACAAGACAGACAAGCACAGGAAGAAACTGCATGGCCATGTGGCTGTGCGTTGCATCAAGGAATGCTCCATAGAAGCAacgaagcagcagcagcacagtGACGACGCTGGGCGGGGAAGAAGGCTTCTTGCTCCGTCTTTTCAGGACCTAGGCCATATGGCGCGTGAAGCTGGACTAGCCTGGGAGCTTGCACCGGCAGCAACAATGGTGGAGGGAAGAAGGGAAGTGACGTGTGGCCGTGTGGGAGGGAGACGATGGGACGGTAGTGTTGCCTGGGACGGCGTGGCGTGCGTCGGTTTTGACTTGTGATTGTGCAGGCACTCCAGCCGTGGGTGGCCCGAGTTTTCTTCGGCGAATTGATTGTCTTTTTCAACTTGCTGAGAGAATCCATGGTCGGACATCTTTTGACCTCTGTTCAAAATTGGCCTAACCGTCGTTCTCAGTCTCCCTTTCTCTCCATTTGGCTTCCCTGATGAACATGACTATTGTAACTATCACGAAAGCAGACCATTCTGAGGATAGAACCTGCATACCAAATAGATATTAATGAATATTGCCCCAGCCGATTAGTGCTGCCTTTGTGCCCGTATTATCAGAAATAAAATATAACCGTGATTATGGATGATAATATTCGCGAAACGTTGCAGAACAGTGAAAAGGCATGAAGAGCTATGCCATTATATGAAGCGTGTTTAGTGGTGGAAATGCTAAAAGATTTGCTATGAACTACTGCCGTCGGTCATAAAAACATATCCTTAAGGACAGTATTTGATCAGATCTTAAAACTATATACAAACATAAAAAAAACTATTACATTGTTTAGTTTGGAATCGTGTACAAGTTGTATGTGTCGATTTATATAGCAAATACTGGATCCCTTGTATTCAAAGAAATTTAAGTTTGTCTATAGGAAAAATTAGTACGAAGACTGCAAAGTCTAGCTTGTTGCTTGCGGTTGCTACACTACCACTACTTGTCCTGGGCATGCTGACTGACCCGCGGGGTTTTTATGTGCAGGACTGCACATTCCGCTGGGAGTTGGGTGGGGGATGGCGATGGAAGGTTGGCGGCGAAGTCAACCGGTAGCGGCAGGTGGCACGTGTGCCGCCGCTGCTTTCGGCCGGGCCAACGCCCCGCTCGCCAGGGCGCGTGCGATGCATGCATTGCACATTTGCACACCGCGCGTCAGTCAGCGGCCCCCAAAAACTGGGCGTCCCTTGCCGGGCGCGAAGGACCGGTGGAGAAAACACTGCCGCGTCTGCTGCACTGCACCTGGCCCGGAGAAAGAGCCCCGACGACGTACCCGGCGGCGGCTGCGTCGTGGTCTCGCGGATGTGACGATCCAATTGGCGGGTATGCTGGATGATCTGTTGGTGGCGGGAACTGCAGAGCCGGCTCTCACCTTTTATCGGCTTTGGTTTGATGTCTTCTTCAAGTTGTGCTATATATGCCTACCCGGCTACAGGGAAATAATACGGCGCCATACACTATTATTACAGGGAAATGAAAGAGACGGGATTTTGATAGATACACATCAGTCATACAAACACCGAaagatcttttttttttgttttttgtggtGGTGGGGGGTTTAAATAAAGACAGGTACACGTGATTCTATTGAATTTTCTGTTGAACGTCTTGGCAGCACGGAGATTGGACTAAATCACATCCGATGTCGGTAAGACGGTAATAGTTTTCTTAGGCCCTCTTTTGCAGAACTTTTGTTGTGTATATTCTTCACCGTCCTAATCAAACAGCCCTATCAAATGAGGACATACGATACGAGATTGGCTTCTAAGGCTGAAACCAAGGTAAAAATGATGAAGCTGAAGCCAATTTATTTTTTGCAAGAAACCAAAGCCACCAATACGTGGCTTCACCATTTTTTGAGAAGCTAAAGGTCTACCAAAGAGACCCTTATTTTCATTTCGAGATAATGCTATTTTATGTTGTTGTTTCAGTTAGCCCTTTTGGATTACCTCACTTCATCGGAAGAATTAGGTCTACTACCGTGTTAAACGAGAAAAAGGTCTACTTTACAACCCTTGACGAGTCTAATTTTCAATCTTTAACAACAGAATCATTCAACTTTCAACACTTGTATATAAACCGATTTTAATCTTTACTCGAATTTAGAGTGGATTTAGGTCTATTTTTTAGTTTTTCTAGCAGTACACAAATTATCCTCCTTTTCAAATATATAAATGTATTTAAGTTGGAGATACGCATAGTGCGAGCAACAAATAAAATTTGGGCCAATGCTGAAAAATGAATTGTTTCGCTAATTGATTAGTCAAAACTGAACGTTTCGTGGTTGAAGGTTATATAAAGGGCCTGTTTGTTTCCGGGAGTGGGTAACGCGCGGCCGCGTTGAGCGAACGTAGCTCCGGGGCCGCGTTCGCGATTTCCCACCGTCCAGTTCAACTTTTCGCGTTTCGTGTCGCGGGCGGCCGGCCAACGCGCGTCGGACGCGGAGCGTTTGGCGGGCTGTTTTCGCGTTTGCCGCTCAAACGCGCCGCAGACGCGGAAACAAACACGCCCAAAAGCTGGACTAGATAGATCCATAGTTGAGGGATTTTATAAATTGTTAATTGACCTTTCTCTTGTTTGTTGTGTTGTTTTGATGGAAATTGTAGGCACACTAGAGTGCTAAATTTTAACCAAAAGGACAAAATTAGAAGGCACATATGCAAGCGTTCATCCAATAAACTATGCAACTTTACAAATTGTTCTGGCAGATGCATGCACACGCACCGCCTCTTTCGCACGCTGCATGAGCAAATACGCGATTATGCACCAAGTTAAGCAAGCTCAGATTCAAAGGACTTCTCGGTCTACCACATAGCTTTCTTGCCGATTGCTTATTTGACCGGCCTCAGTAACTCAATTGGAGCTTGTATACGTGCTTGTGATATGATAGAGACATAAACCAAGTAAAGGAGCCGATAATATAACTAACGAGTTACTCCGTGATTTACCCCTGAAGTGCGCTTCTCTTTATGGCCACTCAGACATTGTTGCCAGTTAGCTATCGTAAGTGCAACGCCACATACAAGCGCAGCTTTTCAACTCTCTCTTTTTTCACCTTTTTGGTACCCACGAATGACCGGAGTTGTGCTGGGAGTATATATTGGTACTGTTTTTGCACGTACAGGCGTGTAGAGCGTTTGAACCCGGAGGTCTATGACTATGAGGACATGGTTGCCAGCGTAAGTACGTGCAAGATCACCGTCAACCGGCCGCTAGATTGGACCACCGGCGTTGAGGAATGATCCCACCATGATCATTTGTACTGGAATTCGATCGCCGGCCGTATCTGCCATCCGCGATCGATATCCGGGCTTTCTCTTCGTTGACTAAAAATCACTAAGTCACTGCATTTGAAATTTTCCCATAACAGAGTATGTACtagtaattgacctataaaaattATATCGAGTATAATACACGGGCGGTTTTTTAAACTTGTCTCATCGTGTCATCTAGATCCCCAAATTCCAAAATACATTTTTAGGTCTTAGAACTTTGTCTTTGTGTGTAATCTAGGCCTCAAActtaaaaaaatactatttttagGTCCCATGACTTATATCTGTGTGTCATCTAGTTTTCTAAACTTGTCATAGTGTGTCATTTAGGTCCAAATAAACCTAATCTACTCCGTATCACACCGCCACATACCACGAATGGTTGATGCACACCTCATTCTTGACCAAGGAATGAACTTAATGGCAAAGCAATCGTTCGCCTGATGAGCACTCGCTTTGGCCTTGCCACCACACCATTACTGATGACATCGTGACCCTTGATACGGAGGATGACGAAGGCACGAGGTGAGAATGGCTAGTTGGCGACGGCGATAAGACACCAAACTAGAATGGAATGCCGAGATAGGGAGGGAGCATGGAGATGTAgctagaagagagagagagagagagagagagagagagagagagagagagagagagagagagagagagagagcgtgtaGATGGGGTGCTAGTTTAGAGACCAATATGTGGGTTGGTTAGGGCTTGTTTGACCTAGATGACATATTGTGACAAGTCTGAGgacttaaaaaaaataaaatttcgaGATTCTGGAACTCAACAACACATCATAAAAAGTTCAGATAcctaaaaatatatttttaaagTACAGAGACGTAAATAATATCATGAGATAAATCTAACAACCATTCATGCATTTTACTTGTAAATATCAATAGCAAGGTGCCAAGCTGGCCAGGCCTGCGTAAACAGAGCAGCTGAGCAGGTATACGTTCATTAGCACAAATACACATATTCCTATAGTTATCGTAGGTCAATTATTTGGCTTAAAAGTTATTGTTGTTTTTTATTGGACTAGCTAGCGCCCGAACGTCTGATTCCAACGCTAGCGTTCGGATGGTGTCCGCACAGGGAGCGAGCGAGCGCTTAGCGCATCGGTCTCGTGAGCGAGCACACCAGTAGTGGCCTCACGCCACCCCCGATGTCGGCCACACTGCTAGCCACTTTCTACGCGCATCCAGTGTGCAACACCCGATTtacttttaaaacattcagaTATAATAGTTGGAACATAaaaaaaagacagatgaaacacttgaaacaagtgTCTGAAATACTTGCGAAAATGcctgaaaaacatttgaaaaccattgcaaacctatgcaacatctagatgaaacacttgcaaacatatgtaTAAAACACCTGAAAATCTTGAaaatatatgtttgcaacatgcatgtatatgcaacatccagatctacttttgcaacattaagataaaacacttgcaacatacgtctggaatagatgaaacatttggaacatacacttaacttgaaatatacgtgtatagccattacagtATGTGCATCATCCAAATCTAactttgcaacatcgatatacaacacttgtaacatatctctgaaatatctgaaacacttgaaatatactcttgcaacatgcgctaCTTAGGGGGACGTCAACGCCCAGCATACACTCAGACGCAGGCGTAGGCCTCCCCTTCCTGCCGACGTGCGAGGTTGATGGGGGCGCAGGCGCAGGCCTCCCCTGTCTCCCCTTCCGCGATGAGCGAGGTGGATGGAGGCGTGGCACGGGATGGTGGCGCAGACCGCGCAGTAACTTGCGATGGGGCGCGCGAGCAGCCAGGGATGGGGCGCAGGTGCGGCACCGCCGTGCTGGAAAAGGCCGCGGCGGCGGGTGCGTTGCCTACGGCGAGCAACCCGGCTTGCACAGCTACACTGGAGAAGATGAGTGATGCTGTCTTTTTTTTTAAGATACGGAAGACGGAGGGTGGAGGCGCTCTGAAGTAGCGAACGGTGTGCGGGTGCGGGGCGTCCGGAGGGATAGACGACCGCATCCTATCATTAccttttttatctttctttttccttttcttttccctttCCTATCGTGGACTTGCAATTTCTACTGAGATGGTAGCCTAGAGTTTTTCACGTGAGCTCTATATCTTGGTGAAATCACTGTCTAAATCTCTCATAAATTATTTAGtgccttaggccttgtttggaaagTTAGTGATTATAATAATAAGATTTTATAATCAAATTTTAATCCAAACAGGATTAATTCATCTAGACCTGAGCATTTTGCGTCCGGGCCAAAAAAACTCGGTTATTTCGGACCAAAATAATCCCTCACATGACCGTCCCACTAGGCGAGTCGAGCCTATTTTTTCGTTTTGGATTGTGCTTGGACCGAGAAAAAAAATTTATGGGCAGCGAGATCTGTGCCCAGGCCCTGTCCACTGAGGTCCGTGGGCGGTCCAAAACCCGGCAGGCTCGGGCTGGCCCACAGGCCAGGCCGGGCCTAATTTGCTCAGGTCTAATTATATGATAGATTATTATAATAAAAACTCTTGATTACCATAAATTCAGGCGAGACTAGGTTATTGAGGATTATGGATGTTGAATGTCCAATTTACCCCCAATCAATTGTCCAACTTGCCAAATTATAAAAGATAAGATAGGAATTTCTTATTTTAACCAACAATAATCCAAATATCCAAACGTTCTATTATTATTATTCATAATCCTAATTATTATAATCCTATCTATAATCTAGCTGTGATCCAAACAAACCCTTATTCTTTTTATATAAACATATTGTATCTTCTCCTGTGGATTTGTGGTTGCCTTTGTGATCAAAATATCACTAGCTTCATCATAATGCTGCTTATGTCTCTTGCCTCTTGGAATACTGCCGCCTCAAGCTGCCACTGCCCAGCCCTATCAGCTATCATTATGCCAACATTCATGGGTCCTTAAGCCTTCTAAAAGAATGTGTAACAATCACTGTTGCTAGTGAGATGTTAATCTTAGATCTGCTACCTATGTCACTCTACCGCACTATCGGCCATGCTATATATGATCACATTTGTTTTAGCTTGTGATAAACATTGCTAGGAGGGTCTCCTTCCTTTAATCATTCGTTTCTAGCCACTTCTTTCAAGCTTCCATGATCATCGATTTGTAGAAGAGGCTCCATGATCTGAGCTGTGGTAGGAGGGTTTTATAGCTCTACCTGCCGCCATAGATGTTGGATCCGCCCCTCGATAAAATAATTGCGCTTAAGATACCACAAGCCATTATATTGTTGATGTTGTTGTAATAATGTCAGCCACCGGAACAATATTCCTTCCCTAGATCAATGTTACTAAAACCTTCATGTTGGACCCACGATCATTAGAAGCGACATGTCAAGCTCTTCAGAAAATAATCATTCGACACAAAACAACTTTAAATAGCTCGTGAAGCTACCGAATAAGCTATACCATGGCAAACAGAACCTAACTAATGCAATAGACCACCATTTTGCCTTTTGAACTCATTGCTAATTAAGTAAGCATCCCTTGGGAGGACCCTGATCGATCTGACTTTGCTAGTTCCGCTCGAGTGCgaatctctctctcacacacacaaaaGGGCCTCCGCTCCGTTCCATAAGCTAGCCGAAGGAAGGAGAACCTATCCGCACGATCAGCTAACAATCATTACACGATCACCGCCAGACACACTAAACCGAGCTGCAGCACCGGATTCCCGTGCCTAATGATGCGCCTTATCCCTCTGCAGCACAACGCACTAACAAGCAGCACCAGCACGATGATCTGATCGGTAACCAATAGCCCCCCTGCGCCCTGCAGCAAGGATATTGCTATTTTTCCCCTTTGCCCCAGCAGTGCGCACCGAGGTATTCCCTCGACCGTGCATCCCATCCGGCTCGCGGCCGGGCAACACCTGACATCACCCCAGGCACGTCCGTATCTGCGGCGCCTGCGCGGGACGAGAAAGCCACACCTGACATCACCCACTCGACCACCGCACCGCCGGATCTCATCAGAGCTCAGAAAGCCCAGGGCCGGCCGTTCGCCGCACCCGCGCGCGCGCACGATCGGTCACTCGGCGGGCGTCGCTTGACCACCGGCGTGCCGTTAGGAGAGGAGCCAGGTGTCGAGAGCGCGACGCGGGCCCCCTCCGGTCGTCCAGAGAGATTTTTCCTTTCGTGCCCGACTGTCCGTGGCCCGTTGGGGCTAGCTAGGGCCTAGGGGAGGCCGTGCTGATGGCTTTATTTCGCTGTCACTACCTAACCACCACGAGGCCAGGCCCGTCAAAGGAGCCCATCCAAGGCAGCGTAGAAAGAGTGGTGGGTGCGTCGTGGCTTTTGCCCGGCCGGTGCAAGCTAGCGTCAGTCAGGGACGCACTAGATCGGGTGTAGCCAAGCCAAGCTATAGCTAAGCTACGCGTGGAGAAAAAGGCTTGCATGCATCGCTTTGGGCCGGGGCTGTGGACGGACGATCTGATTTGCCGTTGCGTGACTCCTCGTTTCATTCGGTGGACTTCGACTCATCATGCTTGGATACGACAAGTTACCGTTACAATTCCGTGTGCGCGCAGATCGAGTACATACCATGACCTTGAACGATGAAGAACTTGGAAAAACTAGCTCTCTAAAACCAAAAGGATCCGGCCGGTACGTGAACGCCGAGAGACGATGAATAGCTAGCAGTCATGAGTAGTAATTAGTAAACTGGTCAAGTACTCCTAGCTTAGTTACTACTACCCTTCTAGACACTTGCATTGTCTCAAGAAGAGGTGGCCGGCCGGACGGCCGGGTGAAGCGGGGATCGACCTACTTAAAGAGTTAAAGTGCAGTCCAACATGGCAACTTGTGGACAATAATCTACTGACGACCAAAGTGAAACAAAGCCCGGCCGGCCTCTCATGAGCTCTCTTTTAATTTGCGTAGTTGAATTACACTACACTAATGCTGCATGCATTGTTTCTTCAGTGGTGGCGGTAACTGGTAAAGAAGCCGGCGGCACTAACTTGCTAATAGCTACGACGACTTATGGAGCTTCTTGGCCAAATTCTTATTTGGCTCGCGTGCACGCGCGAGGACACCGGCAAAATCCGAATGGGGAAGGGGAGGGCGGCGGGCAGGACGGCCAGTGGCGAGGTCGCCGCGGGCCGGTGTAGTAGAAGCGATGGCGGCGGAGATTAGTGTTTCAGATTATTTAGGGAGCCCTCCATGGCCAGCAGATTATTTGGGCCCTTTGGTTGTGTACCATTTAGATCGGCCCACCAGTACTGGTACCTACCAAATCGAGAAGACGCATGAGAGTCTTGGTTTCTCCGAGGGCCCAGTACCAGTACTTCGCCGTTTCAATTCCCTCGTCTTGTTTGCCAGCAGGGAGTGGCACGCATAGCCCATTTCTTGTTTTCCCTCGTACGTGAGTGCCTTGGACTCGCGGTGAGCACTCTCAGGAATGTGCGGACTGAATGGGACACAGGATATCACGAACACACTGAATCACTGCTTATGAGACGAACCCTTCACCCTTGTGCCTTATCCCCTCGTTCGGATGCGTTCGGCATGCAGTGCGATGTACTGTCCGATCGAGTAGCCCAACGACCCATGGAAATGGGCACCGCGCGCACAGAATTCAGACTCGGACGCGCGCGCGCACATATCTGCTTGCCGATGGATCTGATCTGACCCTAGCCCTACCCTACCACTGATGAGCTgtcatgcatgcatgatgcatccaCCCACAAGGAGCCAAGAAAACATGCATCCCCTTCTCACCACCCCTTaccctatatatataaatataattcaaatctgaccacaagcataaGAGcacaaggtgttggtactgagaatttctacctaagtgaacgttacaagtatgtatacaaacatataagctaatgaggattatcgatatgtatacgtcttgacacATGCTACAACTCGTCTGTGTACGGTGTACCAAGAAGTGTGCCACTACTCAATGTAGTAATTGCATCTAACACCCCTGGAGCATTAGACTTTTAGACTGCAATATATTATTTTTCTCAAAATCAAATAATCGTTTTGACTCATGCTGCAAACTCAGGTTACATACTGAAATTAAACACATAGGCCCCGTTTGCTTCGttgaaaaacaagccgaaacactgtttcagctgatttgtttgagagaaaaacattgttccggctaaaaaaataagctgaaaagtatggattataagagaagcgaacagggccatagagGACTCTGCAACAGGTACTACAAATCAACTTATATCTTAGTTACTAACACACATATGCAataaaaattttagagctagtgccATTGTTTGGATGCCCAACACTAAAGACAATAGTTGAGCATCagaaatttaagatatttaagaagTCAATTGAGCTTACCTTCACTGTTATTGGCTTACTACTTCCCATTCAACACGGTCTTACTCCTAAAGACAGTGGTTCACTAGAAGTTTGGAGCATCCCCTGGGGCCTTATGATGTATTGATGCCCCTCATCAATATTAAGAGTTTGTGATCTAAATAAAATATTGTAAGAAAATCTTAGAACATGAGGTAATAAATGTTATAAGAGATATTATTATTCAGATCATGACTTGCTAAATATACAGATTAGTATAATTCAAATCAAGACTTGCTAAAAATTCAGATTGCAGCCTAATATATGAGATAATATATATAAGTCAGATCCAAACATGCTGAAAATTCAGAGTGCAACTGAAACAATAAGAAAGTACTTGTTGTTAATTtagcataaaatagaaaatcataGAGACAACATCAAATTGTTAACTAGCAGAACAAGCAGTGTCAATTAGCAAAACAATTACACTTATTAATCATGTTTTGGACCTCTATTAATCATGTTTCTTCCCAGACTTAAAAATATACTTATCGAACTGGTATATTAGTTCTTCCATAATCCTAGTACACTAGAATTTATCATGCCAAGGTACAAAGTCAAAATAAATTTAGGTATCTGAATATAAGGGTATTCCATAGTgaaaagttttaaaaaaaatagtgaaAAGTTGATAATGACTTTAAAACAAAATGTCATGTTTTACCGGCATAACCGCAGTTAGTCATTTACTATTATTAAATGCATTGTTTGTGAATAGCACATACACATACAGATAGTGGTTTTGCCTAATTGAGATAGTACTTTGCCTAATTCATAGAAGATTATTGCCTATAATAAATCATATTATTACCTATATTAAATCATATTATTGCCTAATTAATAGAGGATTATTGCCTAATCATAAACACCATCAGTAACGTGATCAGAAAGCTGTAGAAATATATGCATTCATGTTCACTAGATGAATGCCTTGTTCCTCAGCGAACTAGGATGGCATGCTGTTGCTGTTCTTGAGCACTGCTTCCCTCCAGCAGAACAGCCCCCCAACGATATTTATTTAGAAGTAGCAATCGATGGACTAACCTGGAGCAGCTACAGGTGGTACTGCGTCTGTCCCTGCTGGATCACGGAGATGAGCCTCATGACAACATAGAAACGGAAGCAAGATCCCGCTCGCCCGTAGCCAGTATACCTTCCATTCCAAGCAAAGAATTTCCGTGTGAATCGAAGAAGCATTCATTCATTCAAGTGGAGTAGGACTACTCACTGTGAGGAGGCTGAAGGCGAACTGGTTGGCCGCTCCAACCATCACCAGGTGCCTCAGCAGCAGGACGATCGTGAACTGCAGGGACAAGCAGCAGAACG encodes:
- the LOC136474282 gene encoding uncharacterized protein codes for the protein MALSWPLAVRLTIAAIGVALFMLPVEKVLGTPTREEIQCMNRNYTVFVFRHIKAHPWHKFTIVLLLRHLVMVGAANQFAFSLLTVYWLRASGILLPFLCCHEAHLRDPAGTDAVPPVAAPDHKLLILMRGINTS